Proteins encoded in a region of the Gaiellales bacterium genome:
- a CDS encoding peptidylprolyl isomerase, with product MAQTATIETSMGTIELELYPDDAPETVANFEKLAGDGFYDGLIFHRVIPDFMIQAGCPEGTGMGGPGYKFDDEINSHRIVRGTLAMANAGPNTNGSQFFIVTADATPWLDGKHTAFGQVTSGQDVVDAIQSVDRDGRDRPTEPVTMQKVTVSSE from the coding sequence ATGGCGCAGACCGCGACGATCGAGACGAGCATGGGCACCATCGAGCTGGAGCTCTATCCGGACGACGCGCCCGAGACGGTGGCGAACTTCGAGAAGCTCGCGGGCGACGGCTTCTACGACGGGCTGATCTTCCACCGCGTGATCCCCGACTTCATGATCCAGGCCGGCTGCCCCGAGGGCACCGGCATGGGCGGCCCGGGCTACAAGTTCGACGACGAGATCAACAGCCACCGGATCGTGCGCGGGACGCTCGCGATGGCGAACGCCGGCCCGAACACGAACGGCAGCCAGTTCTTCATCGTGACCGCCGACGCGACGCCGTGGCTCGACGGCAAGCACACGGCCTTCGGCCAGGTGACGAGCGGCCAGGACGTCGTCGACGCGATCCAGAGCGTCGATCGCGACGGCCGCGACCGGCCGACCGAGCCGGTCACGATGCAGAAGGTGACCGTCAGCTCGGAGTAG
- a CDS encoding adenylate/guanylate cyclase domain-containing protein, whose translation MTATRCPNCGALPPEGARFCPSCGRALGVGDAAERKLATVLFADLAGSTELSTMMDAETLRGLLGEVYDQLSRAAEAYGGTVEKFIGDAVMAVFGVPVAHEDDPERAVRAAIVMRSRLMGLAERRGMELGLRIGINTGLVVTGTSPGRDFLVTGEAVNLAARLQQSAEPGEILVGERTFRAVEPLARTVAPRSLRVKGRAGPVTAFGVERMAPVGSYRRRRRAFGPFVGRDSELTLMRSLVERAVEHARPHLITIIGEPGIGKSRLLEEAVVELQRADEPPAVWVGRCLPYGEAGPYAPLRDVLLRAATVRPDDNPDEAIARVTGFLHALVPDATPEWIEELLRTVSNRRRAVREHDDLERDALSGHDAWRQLLLAMAARQPTLVVIEDAHWAEPALLELMSSVIRSDARVPLVVLCIARDDLLVRHPGWGSGMRDETTVTLSALPPEQMRRLATALGGEHDGEVALAGGNPFFLEEILAMTDEGADRVPETVQGVISARIDLLPPESKVVLQRAAVIGRRFTQAQLAALSGEPDLGRTLRRLAERGMIFGEPGGGQVFKHALIRDVAYESIPRAERARLHLALARCLESDPVVSRQTLASHYATAAGLGAEEARADAVRLLLAAAADARGIYAHGLALRQAALAETLAQGESERSAAAEAVGDARWMTEEAEEAMQAYGAALEHAEAAGADPGDLARLRWKWVDMPTRWGSWFDDLPIRTTIADTIMQGLVEARSAQLPIIEGRLLVASALYRWRYESSDRVALEEGLTAGRAALAIGERLNRPTLRSAAMDAIAVLLLALGRYAEARDLAGRRLELALPESSGREERMDACSQAAQTRMLVGDYAGAVRAGEQAGEPGADEEAHWQARPVLDVAEALFYWDRWEPALRAYERYLALYRRSGGRRAGKAPARASGIAAAIYLLRGEPERAEELEQRLGYVPVSEFHPVVALALVGRGEPELALDQLRHLGTMRPNALAVRAEALAMLGRWDQFDAALADAVSAPGIEQLPRVMAQLDRARGIAGDEAALDRATRAFADLGCRFERARCLELAGDVVAAREEYERLGAIPALERAGV comes from the coding sequence ATGACTGCCACCCGTTGTCCCAACTGCGGCGCCCTGCCCCCCGAGGGCGCGCGATTCTGCCCGAGCTGCGGCCGCGCCCTCGGCGTCGGCGACGCGGCCGAGCGCAAGCTCGCGACCGTGCTCTTCGCCGACCTGGCCGGCTCGACCGAGCTCTCGACCATGATGGACGCAGAGACCTTGCGCGGCCTGCTGGGCGAGGTGTACGACCAGCTCTCGCGCGCCGCCGAGGCGTACGGCGGCACGGTCGAGAAGTTCATCGGCGACGCGGTGATGGCCGTGTTCGGCGTGCCGGTGGCCCACGAGGACGACCCGGAGCGGGCGGTGCGCGCGGCGATCGTCATGCGCTCTCGCCTGATGGGACTGGCCGAGCGCCGCGGCATGGAGCTCGGGCTGCGGATCGGGATCAACACCGGCCTCGTCGTCACCGGGACGAGCCCCGGACGCGACTTCCTCGTCACCGGCGAGGCGGTGAACCTGGCCGCGCGCCTGCAGCAGTCCGCCGAGCCGGGCGAGATCCTGGTCGGCGAGCGCACGTTCCGGGCCGTCGAGCCGCTGGCGCGCACGGTCGCGCCGCGCTCGCTGCGGGTGAAGGGCCGCGCCGGCCCGGTGACGGCGTTCGGGGTCGAGCGGATGGCGCCCGTCGGCTCCTACCGGCGGCGGCGGCGCGCGTTCGGGCCGTTCGTCGGCCGCGATTCGGAGTTGACGCTCATGCGCTCGCTGGTCGAGCGCGCGGTCGAGCACGCCCGGCCGCACCTGATCACGATCATCGGCGAGCCGGGGATCGGCAAGAGCCGCCTGCTCGAGGAGGCGGTCGTCGAGCTCCAGCGCGCCGACGAGCCGCCCGCCGTGTGGGTCGGCCGCTGCCTGCCCTACGGCGAGGCGGGCCCGTACGCGCCGCTGCGCGACGTGCTCCTGCGCGCCGCCACCGTGCGTCCCGATGACAATCCCGACGAGGCCATCGCCCGGGTCACCGGCTTCCTGCACGCGCTCGTCCCCGACGCGACGCCGGAGTGGATCGAGGAGCTGCTGCGCACGGTCTCGAACCGGCGCCGGGCCGTCCGCGAGCACGACGACCTCGAGCGCGACGCGCTGAGCGGCCACGACGCCTGGCGTCAGCTCCTGCTGGCGATGGCGGCGCGCCAGCCGACGCTCGTCGTCATCGAGGACGCGCACTGGGCCGAGCCGGCGCTGCTCGAGCTGATGTCGTCGGTGATCAGGAGCGACGCCCGCGTGCCGCTGGTCGTCCTCTGCATCGCCCGCGACGACCTGCTGGTGCGCCATCCCGGCTGGGGCTCGGGCATGCGCGACGAGACGACGGTCACGCTGTCCGCGCTCCCGCCCGAGCAGATGCGCCGCCTGGCGACGGCGCTCGGCGGCGAGCACGACGGCGAGGTGGCGCTGGCCGGCGGCAACCCGTTCTTCCTCGAGGAGATCCTGGCGATGACGGACGAGGGCGCCGACCGCGTGCCCGAGACCGTCCAGGGCGTGATCAGCGCCCGCATCGACCTGCTGCCGCCGGAGTCGAAGGTGGTGCTGCAGCGGGCGGCAGTGATCGGCCGCCGGTTCACGCAGGCCCAGCTGGCCGCGCTCTCCGGCGAGCCCGACCTGGGCCGCACGCTGCGGCGCCTGGCGGAGCGGGGCATGATCTTCGGCGAGCCGGGCGGCGGCCAGGTGTTCAAGCACGCGCTGATCCGCGACGTCGCCTACGAGAGCATCCCCAGGGCCGAGCGCGCCCGCCTGCACCTCGCGCTCGCCCGCTGCCTCGAGAGCGATCCGGTCGTGAGCCGGCAGACGCTCGCGAGCCACTACGCGACCGCCGCCGGACTCGGCGCCGAGGAGGCCCGCGCCGACGCCGTTCGGCTGCTACTGGCTGCGGCCGCGGACGCCCGCGGGATCTACGCGCACGGCCTGGCGCTGCGCCAGGCGGCCCTGGCCGAGACGCTCGCCCAGGGCGAGAGCGAGCGGTCGGCGGCCGCCGAGGCCGTCGGCGACGCGCGCTGGATGACCGAGGAGGCCGAGGAGGCCATGCAGGCCTACGGCGCGGCGCTCGAGCACGCCGAGGCGGCCGGGGCCGATCCTGGCGACCTGGCCCGCCTGCGCTGGAAGTGGGTCGACATGCCGACGCGGTGGGGCTCGTGGTTCGATGACCTGCCGATCCGAACGACGATCGCAGACACGATCATGCAGGGGCTGGTCGAGGCCCGCAGCGCCCAGCTGCCCATCATCGAGGGCCGGCTGCTGGTCGCGAGCGCGCTCTACCGCTGGCGCTACGAGAGCAGCGACCGGGTCGCGCTCGAGGAGGGGCTGACCGCGGGCCGCGCGGCGCTCGCGATCGGCGAGCGGCTGAACCGGCCGACGCTGCGCTCGGCGGCGATGGACGCGATCGCGGTGCTGCTGCTCGCGCTCGGCCGCTACGCGGAGGCGCGCGACCTGGCCGGCCGCCGGCTCGAGCTGGCGCTTCCGGAGAGCAGCGGCCGCGAGGAGCGCATGGACGCCTGCTCCCAGGCGGCGCAGACGCGCATGCTCGTGGGCGACTACGCGGGCGCAGTGCGCGCCGGCGAGCAGGCCGGCGAGCCGGGCGCCGACGAGGAGGCGCACTGGCAGGCCCGGCCGGTGCTCGACGTGGCCGAGGCGCTGTTCTACTGGGACCGGTGGGAGCCCGCGCTGCGCGCATACGAGCGCTACCTGGCGCTCTACCGGCGCAGCGGCGGCCGCCGGGCCGGAAAGGCGCCGGCCCGGGCGAGCGGGATCGCCGCCGCGATCTACCTGCTCCGCGGCGAGCCGGAGCGGGCCGAGGAGCTCGAGCAACGGCTCGGCTACGTGCCGGTGTCGGAGTTCCACCCGGTGGTCGCGCTCGCGCTCGTCGGCCGGGGCGAGCCGGAGCTCGCGCTCGACCAGCTGCGCCACCTGGGGACGATGCGCCCGAACGCGCTCGCCGTGCGGGCCGAGGCGCTGGCGATGCTCGGCCGTTGGGATCAGTTCGACGCGGCGCTCGCCGACGCCGTCTCGGCGCCGGGCATCGAGCAGCTGCCGCGGGTGATGGCGCAGCTCGACCGCGCCCGCGGCATCGCCGGCGACGAGGCCGCGCTCGACCGGGCGACGCGGGCGTTCGCCGATCTGGGCTGCCGCTTCGAGCGAGCCCGCTGCCTGGAGCTGGCCGGCGACGTCGTCGCCGCCCGCGAGGAGTACGAGCGGCTGGGGGCGATTCCCGCGCTCGAGCGTGCCGGGGTGTAG
- a CDS encoding leucyl aminopeptidase yields MRITTANTSPLRASADVLVVTVTKPPTLEGVAAEIDAALGGTIADLIKAGEIRGARGQVTVIHTGAGVRARRVAVAGLGATPEGDDIRHAAAAAARAAATARAKTIAFAVDTVPADRDLASRCLVEGAVLGDYRFDRFRSGPAKERPSRLDTVTLLNGKRRPSERAAVVATAVNRARDLQNAPSNHLGPEQLAERARSIAAEYKTVTATVNDRRFMERRKMGAFLAVAAAGGPQPALITLRHKPAKPAKGVVLGLVGKGLTYDTGGYSLKPARSMSGMKFDMSGAAAVLEATAAIAELDLPIEVVCVVGAVENLVSATGMRPDDVVTAANGKSIEITNTDAEGRLVLADCLYHARRQGATHVVDLATLTGAMVVALGDWHAGVFANDEAFAERIDAAGELGGEHVWRMPLHDTYKRFMRSDVADMRNASTAGKGGACFAARFLQEFAGDGPWAHLDIAGVADIDADRGDGLAKGGSGWGVRLLVELAQSLC; encoded by the coding sequence ATGCGAATCACCACCGCCAACACGTCGCCTCTTCGAGCCAGCGCCGACGTGCTGGTGGTCACGGTGACGAAGCCTCCCACGCTCGAGGGGGTCGCTGCAGAGATCGACGCGGCGCTCGGCGGCACCATCGCCGATCTGATCAAGGCCGGCGAGATCCGCGGCGCCCGCGGCCAGGTGACGGTCATCCACACCGGCGCCGGCGTCCGCGCCAGGCGCGTCGCGGTGGCAGGCCTCGGCGCGACGCCGGAGGGCGACGACATCCGCCACGCGGCGGCGGCCGCCGCCCGCGCAGCCGCGACGGCCCGGGCCAAGACGATCGCGTTCGCCGTCGACACCGTGCCGGCCGACCGCGACCTCGCCAGCCGCTGCCTCGTCGAGGGCGCCGTGCTCGGCGACTACCGCTTCGACAGGTTCCGCAGCGGCCCGGCCAAGGAGCGGCCGAGCCGGCTCGACACGGTCACCCTGCTGAACGGCAAGCGCCGCCCCAGCGAGCGCGCCGCGGTCGTCGCGACGGCCGTCAACCGCGCCCGCGACCTCCAGAACGCGCCGTCGAACCACCTCGGGCCGGAGCAGCTGGCCGAGCGCGCCCGATCCATCGCCGCGGAGTACAAGACCGTCACCGCGACCGTGAACGACCGCCGTTTCATGGAGCGGCGCAAGATGGGCGCGTTCCTGGCGGTCGCGGCGGCCGGCGGCCCCCAGCCGGCGCTGATCACGCTGCGCCACAAGCCGGCGAAGCCCGCCAAGGGGGTCGTCCTCGGGCTGGTCGGCAAGGGGCTCACGTATGACACCGGCGGCTATTCGCTCAAGCCCGCCCGCAGCATGAGCGGCATGAAGTTCGACATGTCGGGCGCGGCCGCCGTGCTCGAGGCGACCGCGGCGATCGCCGAGCTCGACCTGCCGATCGAGGTCGTCTGCGTCGTCGGCGCCGTCGAGAACCTCGTCTCTGCCACCGGCATGCGCCCGGACGACGTCGTCACCGCCGCGAACGGCAAGTCCATCGAGATCACGAACACCGACGCCGAGGGCCGGCTCGTCCTGGCCGACTGCCTCTACCACGCCCGCCGCCAGGGCGCGACGCACGTCGTCGACCTGGCGACGCTCACCGGGGCGATGGTCGTCGCGCTGGGCGACTGGCACGCCGGCGTGTTCGCGAACGACGAGGCGTTCGCCGAGCGCATCGACGCCGCGGGCGAGCTGGGCGGCGAGCACGTGTGGCGGATGCCGCTCCACGACACGTACAAGCGGTTCATGCGCTCGGACGTCGCCGATATGCGCAACGCCTCCACGGCCGGCAAGGGCGGGGCCTGCTTCGCCGCCCGCTTCCTGCAGGAGTTCGCGGGCGACGGGCCGTGGGCCCACCTCGACATCGCCGGCGTCGCCGACATCGACGCCGACCGCGGAGACGGGCTCGCCAAGGGCGGCTCCGGCTGGGGCGTGCGGCTCTTGGTGGAGCTGGCCCAGTCGCTGTGCTGA
- a CDS encoding acyl-CoA dehydrogenase family protein, translated as MLSFDLSDEHRLFRTTVREFAEGEIGPQAEVLDREGRFPLDLVAKAAGIGLMGIPIPAEFEGGGADTLAYAIAIEELARVDQSFAITVAAHTSLGTQPINLFGSEEQKREWLPQLASGRRLAAFGLTEPGAGSDAGATRTTARLEGGEWVVDGAKMFITNAGTEISALVTVTARTGEDEISNIVIENGTPGYTQSAQLKKMGWRSSDTRELVFAGCRVPEANLLGPRGNGFRQFLEILDGGRISVAALGLGAAQGAYEMSLAYAREREQFGRKIGKFQAIAFKLADMATEIEAGRHLVYKAAWLKDQGRDFAQVAAMAKLYTGELSRRVCNEAVQIHGGYGFMDEYPVSRFYRDQKVLEIGEGTNEVQRLVIARGLGL; from the coding sequence GTGCTGAGCTTCGACCTCTCCGACGAGCACCGCCTGTTCCGCACGACGGTCAGGGAGTTCGCGGAAGGAGAGATCGGGCCGCAGGCCGAGGTGCTCGACCGCGAGGGCCGCTTCCCGCTCGACCTGGTCGCGAAGGCGGCCGGGATCGGGCTCATGGGCATCCCCATCCCGGCCGAGTTCGAGGGCGGCGGGGCCGACACGTTGGCCTACGCGATCGCGATCGAGGAGCTCGCCCGGGTCGACCAGTCGTTCGCGATCACGGTCGCGGCGCACACCTCGCTCGGCACCCAGCCGATCAACCTCTTCGGCAGCGAGGAGCAGAAGCGGGAGTGGCTGCCGCAGCTTGCGTCCGGCCGCCGCCTGGCGGCCTTCGGCCTGACCGAGCCCGGCGCGGGATCCGACGCCGGCGCGACCCGGACGACGGCGCGCCTGGAGGGCGGCGAGTGGGTGGTCGACGGGGCCAAGATGTTCATCACGAACGCCGGCACCGAGATCTCGGCGCTCGTCACCGTCACCGCCCGCACCGGCGAGGACGAGATCTCGAACATCGTCATCGAGAACGGGACGCCCGGCTACACCCAGTCGGCCCAGCTGAAGAAGATGGGCTGGCGCTCGTCGGACACGCGCGAGCTCGTCTTCGCCGGCTGCCGCGTCCCGGAGGCGAACCTGCTCGGGCCGCGCGGGAACGGCTTCCGCCAGTTCCTCGAGATCCTCGACGGCGGCCGCATCAGCGTCGCCGCGCTCGGCCTCGGGGCCGCCCAGGGGGCGTACGAGATGTCGCTCGCGTACGCGCGCGAGCGGGAGCAGTTCGGTCGCAAGATCGGCAAGTTCCAGGCGATCGCGTTCAAGCTGGCCGACATGGCGACCGAGATCGAGGCCGGCCGCCACCTCGTCTACAAGGCGGCGTGGCTGAAGGATCAGGGCCGCGACTTCGCCCAGGTGGCGGCGATGGCGAAGCTGTACACGGGCGAGCTGTCGCGGCGCGTCTGCAACGAGGCGGTGCAGATCCACGGCGGCTACGGGTTCATGGACGAGTACCCCGTGAGCCGGTTCTACCGCGACCAGAAAGTGCTCGAGATCGGCGAGGGCACGAACGAGGTGCAGCGCCTGGTCATCGCTCGCGGCCTGGGTCTGTGA
- the ilvA gene encoding threonine ammonia-lyase, whose product MVTLDDIRAAADGLSGVAHRTPTERSETFTRLCGGEVWLKFENQQRTGSFKIRGAYTKIQSLSPAERAAGVVAPSAGNHAQAVAFAARSAGVDATVYMPEAASLAKVGATEGYGATVRLVGDSVEGSVEAAKRAVHDEGRTLVHPFDDAVVIAGQGTVGLEILEDAPDFDAIVVPLGGGGLLSGIAIAVKAMRPEVRVIGVEAAGCAPYVGSLEHGTITPVPQTETIADGIAVKHPGEITFQLIRELVDDVVTVTDAEISQTIVQLLERSKAVVEGAGAVALAALLSGKVQAKRAVAVLSGGNIDTPLLMQVIRFGLTNAGRYLVIRTRLIDRPGQLMHLLKVLADAHINILVVSHHRESVDVAVAETGIELILETRDEAHAHSVVELVRNSGYPVTRMH is encoded by the coding sequence GTGGTCACGCTGGACGACATCCGTGCGGCCGCCGACGGCCTCTCCGGTGTCGCCCACCGAACGCCGACCGAGCGGTCCGAGACCTTCACTCGCCTGTGCGGCGGCGAGGTGTGGCTGAAATTCGAGAACCAGCAGCGCACCGGGTCGTTCAAGATCCGCGGCGCGTACACGAAGATCCAGTCGCTCAGCCCGGCCGAGCGCGCGGCCGGCGTCGTCGCCCCGTCCGCCGGCAACCACGCCCAGGCGGTCGCGTTCGCGGCCCGGTCAGCCGGCGTCGACGCGACCGTGTACATGCCCGAGGCCGCGTCGCTCGCCAAGGTGGGTGCGACCGAGGGGTACGGCGCGACGGTGCGGCTCGTCGGCGACAGCGTCGAGGGCTCGGTCGAGGCGGCCAAGCGCGCCGTCCACGACGAGGGCCGGACGCTCGTCCATCCCTTCGACGACGCGGTCGTGATCGCCGGCCAGGGCACGGTTGGGCTCGAGATCCTCGAGGACGCGCCGGACTTCGACGCCATCGTCGTCCCGCTGGGCGGCGGTGGGCTGCTCTCCGGGATCGCGATCGCCGTCAAGGCGATGCGGCCCGAGGTGCGCGTGATCGGCGTCGAGGCGGCCGGGTGCGCGCCCTACGTGGGGTCGCTCGAGCACGGAACGATCACGCCGGTGCCGCAGACCGAGACGATCGCCGACGGTATCGCGGTCAAGCACCCGGGAGAGATCACGTTCCAGCTCATCCGCGAGCTCGTCGACGACGTCGTCACGGTCACCGACGCCGAGATCAGCCAGACGATCGTCCAGCTGCTCGAGCGCAGCAAGGCCGTGGTGGAGGGGGCCGGGGCGGTCGCCCTGGCCGCGCTGCTCTCCGGCAAGGTGCAGGCCAAGCGGGCCGTGGCGGTGCTCTCCGGCGGCAACATCGACACGCCGCTGCTCATGCAGGTGATCCGCTTCGGCCTCACGAACGCCGGCCGCTACCTGGTGATCCGCACCCGCCTGATCGACCGCCCCGGCCAGCTGATGCACCTGCTGAAGGTGCTCGCCGACGCGCACATCAACATCCTGGTGGTCTCCCACCACCGCGAGAGCGTCGACGTGGCGGTGGCCGAGACCGGCATCGAGTTGATCCTGGAGACGCGCGACGAGGCCCATGCCCACTCCGTGGTGGAGCTCGTCCGAAACAGTGGCTACCCCGTCACCCGCATGCACTGA
- a CDS encoding inorganic diphosphatase, whose protein sequence is MASDQPVNVIVEIPQGSRNKYEFDSQLGRIVLDRTLWTSVVYPADYGFVMHTLGRDGDPVDALVLVAEPTFPGCVIKVEPVGVFEMHDEKGEDDKVLCVPFKDPKWSRVHDIGDIRTSLLDEIAHFFDVYKDLESGAGTTVDGWRDRAYADEIIAEGRRAYALQVAATTAADGV, encoded by the coding sequence ATGGCGTCCGACCAACCCGTGAACGTGATCGTGGAGATCCCTCAGGGGAGTCGGAACAAGTACGAGTTCGACTCGCAGCTGGGCCGGATCGTGCTCGACCGGACGCTGTGGACGAGCGTCGTCTACCCCGCCGACTACGGCTTCGTCATGCACACGCTGGGCCGCGACGGCGACCCCGTCGACGCGCTCGTGCTGGTCGCCGAGCCGACCTTCCCCGGCTGCGTGATCAAGGTCGAGCCGGTCGGCGTCTTCGAGATGCACGACGAGAAGGGCGAGGACGACAAGGTGCTCTGCGTCCCCTTCAAGGATCCGAAGTGGAGCCGCGTGCACGACATCGGCGACATCCGCACGTCGCTGCTCGACGAGATCGCCCACTTCTTCGACGTGTACAAGGATCTCGAGAGCGGCGCCGGCACCACCGTCGACGGCTGGCGCGACCGCGCCTACGCGGACGAGATCATCGCCGAGGGCCGCCGCGCCTACGCCCTGCAGGTGGCTGCGACCACGGCTGCCGACGGCGTGTAG
- the meaB gene encoding methylmalonyl Co-A mutase-associated GTPase MeaB — MSRRPTDLPTLVEGVSGGDVRAVARAITLVENRDPLAYELVRELYPQTGKAAVVGFTGPPGVGKSSLIACVIAHLRSQGKKVGVVTVDPSSPFSRGALLGDRIRLADHFLDDGVFIRSMSTRGHLGGVSEATLQALLVLDAAGMDVLLLETVGVGQSEVEVASLADTVLLVLQPGSGDSIQALKAGVMEIPDVIVINKSDHPAARTMRSEIRSVLALDPATSRRVPIVETEAFRSEGIVELWEAVLEHRAHLEKDGGLDARRRESVEHEIVSVAVAQARRRLSEALARDPDLRRLLDEVHERKLDPLTATREISERVFRGDDPGT; from the coding sequence GTGAGCCGGCGACCGACCGATCTGCCCACCCTGGTCGAGGGGGTCAGCGGGGGCGACGTGCGCGCGGTCGCGCGGGCGATCACCCTCGTCGAGAACCGCGACCCGCTCGCCTACGAGCTCGTGCGCGAGCTCTACCCGCAGACCGGCAAGGCGGCCGTAGTCGGGTTCACCGGCCCACCGGGCGTCGGCAAGTCGAGCCTGATCGCCTGCGTCATCGCCCACCTGCGGTCGCAGGGCAAGAAGGTCGGGGTCGTGACCGTCGACCCGTCGAGCCCCTTCTCGCGCGGTGCGCTGCTCGGCGACCGCATCCGGCTGGCCGACCACTTCCTCGACGACGGCGTCTTCATCCGTTCCATGAGCACCCGCGGCCATCTCGGCGGCGTCTCCGAGGCGACGCTGCAGGCGCTGCTCGTCCTCGACGCGGCCGGGATGGACGTGCTCCTCCTGGAGACGGTCGGGGTGGGGCAGAGCGAGGTCGAGGTGGCGTCGCTGGCGGACACCGTGCTGCTCGTGCTCCAGCCCGGGTCGGGCGACTCGATCCAGGCGCTGAAGGCGGGCGTGATGGAGATCCCCGACGTCATCGTCATCAACAAGAGCGATCATCCGGCGGCGCGGACGATGCGCTCGGAGATCCGCTCCGTGCTCGCGCTCGACCCGGCCACGTCGCGGCGGGTGCCGATCGTCGAGACCGAGGCGTTCCGCTCCGAGGGTATCGTCGAGCTGTGGGAGGCCGTGCTCGAGCACCGCGCCCACCTCGAGAAGGACGGCGGCCTGGACGCGCGCCGGCGCGAGAGCGTCGAGCACGAGATCGTGTCCGTGGCGGTCGCCCAGGCGCGGCGGCGGCTGTCGGAGGCGCTCGCCCGCGACCCCGACCTGCGCCGCCTGCTCGACGAGGTGCACGAGCGCAAGCTCGACCCGCTCACGGCGACGCGCGAGATCAGCGAGCGGGTGTTCCGGGGCGACGACCCCGGGACGTAG
- the hisC gene encoding histidinol-phosphate transaminase, with protein MRPRPALADLRPYEPGKPAAQVRRELGLERIVKLASNEGPYGPFPAALEAIGRAATQLNRYPERGGELAERLAERHATTPDRIAIGNGADAIVGLLSIAYLDPGDEALMGWPSFPSYRLDAVKQAATPVTVPLRDGSYDLEAMAERIGPRTKIAYVCNPNNPTGGMVGRAALRGFLDRVPDDVLVVVDEAYHEYVTDPDYPDAIAEHMHERPNVAALRTFSKIYGLAGLRIGYLVGPPEVVREAMKVRNPFDVSEIAHAAALASLDDPDEVVRRRDLNERGREELAAALRGAGMEPLPSVGNFLTADAGDGRALARALELEGVIVRPLAPFGAPESIRVTVGTPEDNAAFAAALGRALQPR; from the coding sequence GTGCGCCCCCGACCCGCCCTCGCCGATCTGCGGCCGTACGAGCCGGGCAAGCCCGCCGCACAGGTGCGCCGGGAGCTGGGGCTCGAGCGGATCGTCAAGCTGGCCTCGAACGAGGGGCCGTACGGGCCGTTCCCGGCGGCGCTCGAGGCGATCGGCCGGGCGGCCACGCAGCTGAACCGCTACCCCGAGCGCGGCGGCGAGCTCGCCGAGCGCCTGGCCGAGCGGCACGCCACGACGCCCGACCGGATCGCGATCGGGAACGGCGCCGACGCCATCGTCGGGCTGCTCTCGATCGCCTACCTCGACCCCGGCGACGAGGCGCTCATGGGCTGGCCGTCGTTCCCGAGCTACCGGCTCGACGCGGTCAAGCAGGCGGCGACGCCCGTGACCGTCCCGCTACGGGACGGCTCGTACGACCTCGAAGCGATGGCCGAGCGGATCGGTCCGCGCACGAAGATCGCCTACGTCTGCAACCCCAACAACCCGACCGGCGGGATGGTCGGCCGGGCGGCGCTGCGCGGGTTTCTCGACCGCGTCCCGGACGACGTGCTCGTCGTGGTGGACGAGGCCTACCACGAGTACGTCACCGATCCGGACTACCCGGATGCGATCGCCGAGCACATGCACGAGCGCCCCAACGTCGCCGCCCTGCGGACGTTCTCGAAGATCTACGGCCTGGCGGGCCTGCGGATCGGCTACCTGGTCGGTCCGCCCGAGGTGGTGCGCGAGGCGATGAAGGTGCGAAACCCGTTCGACGTCTCCGAGATCGCCCACGCCGCGGCGCTCGCGAGCCTCGACGACCCGGACGAGGTGGTGCGGCGCCGCGACCTGAACGAGCGCGGGCGGGAGGAGCTGGCGGCGGCGCTGCGCGGGGCCGGCATGGAGCCGCTCCCCTCGGTCGGCAACTTCCTCACGGCGGACGCCGGCGACGGCCGCGCGCTCGCGCGGGCGCTCGAGCTCGAGGGCGTCATCGTGCGGCCGCTGGCGCCGTTCGGGGCGCCGGAGAGCATCCGCGTCACCGTCGGCACGCCGGAGGACAACGCCGCGTTCGCGGCCGCCCTGGGGCGGGCGCTGCAGCCACGGTGA
- a CDS encoding LON peptidase substrate-binding domain-containing protein produces MSAREIGLFPLAAVLVPGELMPLHVFEERYKRLVRDCEQEAQEFAILYADDDGAREVGCTAEIVEVTERFDDGRLNLVVRGSEIVRVLELTRGRQYITGRVEPVTDDDEDAAREAASALALYQRVAEATGNEPDPAVSEDVDRMSYAITARVEFPAAEKLRILEERSERARLMMIVELLARGLENLAVAAEIRDRAHTNGKVAPPEGGGSAA; encoded by the coding sequence ATGTCGGCCCGCGAGATCGGTCTGTTCCCGCTCGCCGCGGTGCTCGTCCCGGGCGAGCTGATGCCGCTCCACGTCTTCGAGGAGCGCTACAAGCGCCTGGTGCGCGACTGCGAGCAGGAGGCGCAGGAGTTCGCCATCCTGTACGCCGACGACGACGGCGCCCGCGAGGTGGGCTGCACCGCCGAGATCGTCGAGGTGACGGAGCGCTTCGACGACGGCCGCCTGAACCTTGTCGTCCGCGGCAGCGAGATCGTGCGCGTGCTCGAGCTGACCCGCGGGCGCCAGTACATCACCGGCCGGGTCGAGCCGGTGACCGACGACGACGAGGACGCCGCCCGCGAGGCGGCCTCGGCGCTCGCCCTGTACCAGAGGGTCGCCGAGGCAACCGGGAACGAGCCCGACCCGGCGGTCAGCGAGGACGTCGACCGGATGTCCTACGCCATCACGGCCCGGGTCGAGTTCCCGGCGGCCGAGAAGCTGCGCATCCTCGAGGAGCGCAGCGAGCGCGCCCGGCTGATGATGATCGTCGAGCTGCTCGCCCGCGGCCTCGAGAACCTGGCCGTCGCGGCCGAGATCCGTGACCGCGCGCACACGAACGGCAAGGTCGCGCCGCCGGAGGGCGGCGGGAGCGCGGCCTAG